The DNA segment AGAATGTGAAAAAGCGCCATGCTCCCAGACTGGAAGGTCCGGGCATGGCGCTTTTTTGTTAGAAAATTGCGCGGCCAAGGCAGATGAAGCCTGCTGCAACAATAACGTACATCAAAAGCTTTCGGAATGTTACCACATTAAAGCGTCTGACGACGGGGAATGAACAGAGTGTTCCTATAAGTGCTGCAGGAATTCCGTACATGGCGTAATGGATAACATTTTCTGTGTAGAGACCTGAGAACGCATGAAGCCCGCAGGTCATGCTGCCACGGATGACAAAGAAAACGCCAAGGGTTCCAAGGAAGACACGTGGACCCCAGCCCGCAAACAGGCCGTATGCGGCGATAGGGGGACCATCAAAGGAAATTGAGGTGCCGAGCAGCCCGGCGGCAAAACCGGCTGATCCACCACGGCCCCAGGATTCTCGCCGTTTCCCTGTGGGCTTGTACGTATGCTGCCAGTACACATAGTAGAGCAGGAACACACCGATGGCTCCTTCCAGCACGGAACTGGGAACAAACTTCAGGATGTAGAGGCCAATAATTGCTCCGGGGATGGAACCTAC comes from the Desulfobaculum bizertense DSM 18034 genome and includes:
- a CDS encoding sulfite exporter TauE/SafE family protein gives rise to the protein MLDSVGLLVACSWFMGGFVSGVTGIGGAMVAFPIAATVIPITELIPLSCILNVIMDGCIACMHFRHCRVKALWPMFVGSIPGAIIGLYILKFVPSSVLEGAIGVFLLYYVYWQHTYKPTGKRRESWGRGGSAGFAAGLLGTSISFDGPPIAAYGLFAGWGPRVFLGTLGVFFVIRGSMTCGLHAFSGLYTENVIHYAMYGIPAALIGTLCSFPVVRRFNVVTFRKLLMYVIVAAGFICLGRAIF